Proteins encoded within one genomic window of Hypomesus transpacificus isolate Combined female unplaced genomic scaffold, fHypTra1 scaffold_42, whole genome shotgun sequence:
- the isl1a gene encoding insulin gene enhancer protein isl-1 isoform X1: MGDMGDPPKKKRLISLCVGCGNQIHDQYILRVSPDLEWHAACLKCAECNQYLDESCTCFVRDGKTYCKRDYIRLYGIKCAKCNIGFSKNDFVMRARSKVYHIECFRCVACSRQLIPGDEFALREDGLFCRADHDVVERATMGAGDPLSPLHPARPLQMAAEPISARQPALRPHVHKQPEKTTRVRTVLNEKQLHTLRTCYNANPRPDALMKEQLVEMTGLSPRVIRVWFQNKRCKDKKRSILMKQLQQQQPNDKTFIWDYLQNIQGMTGTPMVAASPERHDGGLQANPVEVQSYQPPWKVLSDFALQSDIDQPAFQQLVNFSEGGPGSNSTGSEVASMSSQLPDTPNSMVSSPIEA, encoded by the exons ATGGGAGATATGGGGGATCCGCCTAAAA AAAAGCGgctcatctctctgtgtgtcggATGTGGGAATCAGATACACGACCAGTATATCCTACGCGTGTCCCCGGACCTGGAATGGCACGCGGCTTGTTTGAAATGTGCAGAATGTAATCAGTATTTAGACGAGTCGTGTACTTGCTTTGTCCGAGATGGGAAAACCTACTGTAAACGAGACTATATCAG GTTATACGGGATAAAATGCGCTAAATGCAACATCGGTTTCAGCAAGAACGACTTTGTGATGAGAGCCCGCTCCAAGGTGTACCATATCGAATGTTTTCGATGTGTGGCCTGCAGCCGACAGCTTATCCCGGGGGACGAATTTGCTCTCAGAGAGGACGGTCTGTTCTGCAGAGCCGATCACGACGTCGTTGAACGGGCAACAATGGGTGCGGGCGACCCACTCAGCCCACTTCATCCGGCAAGACCCTTACAAATGGCAG CAGAACCAATATCTGCCAGACAGCCCGCGCTCCGACCGCACGTTCACAAACAGCCGGAGAAGACCACTCGTGTCAGAACCGTTCTCAACGAAAAACAGCTTCATACTTTGCGGACCTGCTATAACGCGAACCCCAGACCCGATGCCCTTATGAAGGAGCAGTTGGTGGAAATGACAGGCCTTAGTCCACGAGTCATCAGGGTTTGGTTCCAAAACAAGCGCTgcaaagacaaaaagagaagcATCCTGATGAAACagcttcagcagcagcagcccaacGACAAAACG TTTATCTGGGACTATCTGCAGAATATCCAGGGAATGACAGGCACCCCAATGGTGGCCGCCAGTCCAGAGAGACACGACGGTGGTTTGCAGGCAAACCCAGTGGAGGTGCAGAGTTACCAACCGCCTTGGAAAGTCCTAAGCGACTTCGCACTGCAGAGTGACATAGACCAGCCCGCATTTCAACAACTG GTAAATTTCTCGGAGGGGGGACCAGGTTCAAATTCAACGGGGAGCGAAGTTGCATCAATGTCCTCTCAACTTCCAGATACACCAAACAGCATGGTATCGAGTCCTATAGAGGCGTAG
- the isl1a gene encoding insulin gene enhancer protein isl-1 isoform X4: protein MGDMGDPPKKKRLISLCVGCGNQIHDQYILRVSPDLEWHAACLKCAECNQYLDESCTCFVRDGKTYCKRDYIRLYGIKCAKCNIGFSKNDFVMRARSKVYHIECFRCVACSRQLIPGDEFALREDGLFCRADHDVVERATMGAGDPLSPLHPARPLQMAEPISARQPALRPHVHKQPEKTTRVRTVLNEKQLHTLRTCYNANPRPDALMKEQLVEMTGLSPRVIRVWFQNKRCKDKKRSILMKQLQQQQPNDKTNIQGMTGTPMVAASPERHDGGLQANPVEVQSYQPPWKVLSDFALQSDIDQPAFQQLVNFSEGGPGSNSTGSEVASMSSQLPDTPNSMVSSPIEA, encoded by the exons ATGGGAGATATGGGGGATCCGCCTAAAA AAAAGCGgctcatctctctgtgtgtcggATGTGGGAATCAGATACACGACCAGTATATCCTACGCGTGTCCCCGGACCTGGAATGGCACGCGGCTTGTTTGAAATGTGCAGAATGTAATCAGTATTTAGACGAGTCGTGTACTTGCTTTGTCCGAGATGGGAAAACCTACTGTAAACGAGACTATATCAG GTTATACGGGATAAAATGCGCTAAATGCAACATCGGTTTCAGCAAGAACGACTTTGTGATGAGAGCCCGCTCCAAGGTGTACCATATCGAATGTTTTCGATGTGTGGCCTGCAGCCGACAGCTTATCCCGGGGGACGAATTTGCTCTCAGAGAGGACGGTCTGTTCTGCAGAGCCGATCACGACGTCGTTGAACGGGCAACAATGGGTGCGGGCGACCCACTCAGCCCACTTCATCCGGCAAGACCCTTACAAATGGCAG AACCAATATCTGCCAGACAGCCCGCGCTCCGACCGCACGTTCACAAACAGCCGGAGAAGACCACTCGTGTCAGAACCGTTCTCAACGAAAAACAGCTTCATACTTTGCGGACCTGCTATAACGCGAACCCCAGACCCGATGCCCTTATGAAGGAGCAGTTGGTGGAAATGACAGGCCTTAGTCCACGAGTCATCAGGGTTTGGTTCCAAAACAAGCGCTgcaaagacaaaaagagaagcATCCTGATGAAACagcttcagcagcagcagcccaacGACAAAACG AATATCCAGGGAATGACAGGCACCCCAATGGTGGCCGCCAGTCCAGAGAGACACGACGGTGGTTTGCAGGCAAACCCAGTGGAGGTGCAGAGTTACCAACCGCCTTGGAAAGTCCTAAGCGACTTCGCACTGCAGAGTGACATAGACCAGCCCGCATTTCAACAACTG GTAAATTTCTCGGAGGGGGGACCAGGTTCAAATTCAACGGGGAGCGAAGTTGCATCAATGTCCTCTCAACTTCCAGATACACCAAACAGCATGGTATCGAGTCCTATAGAGGCGTAG
- the isl1a gene encoding insulin gene enhancer protein isl-1 isoform X2, translating to MGDMGDPPKKKRLISLCVGCGNQIHDQYILRVSPDLEWHAACLKCAECNQYLDESCTCFVRDGKTYCKRDYIRLYGIKCAKCNIGFSKNDFVMRARSKVYHIECFRCVACSRQLIPGDEFALREDGLFCRADHDVVERATMGAGDPLSPLHPARPLQMAEPISARQPALRPHVHKQPEKTTRVRTVLNEKQLHTLRTCYNANPRPDALMKEQLVEMTGLSPRVIRVWFQNKRCKDKKRSILMKQLQQQQPNDKTFIWDYLQNIQGMTGTPMVAASPERHDGGLQANPVEVQSYQPPWKVLSDFALQSDIDQPAFQQLVNFSEGGPGSNSTGSEVASMSSQLPDTPNSMVSSPIEA from the exons ATGGGAGATATGGGGGATCCGCCTAAAA AAAAGCGgctcatctctctgtgtgtcggATGTGGGAATCAGATACACGACCAGTATATCCTACGCGTGTCCCCGGACCTGGAATGGCACGCGGCTTGTTTGAAATGTGCAGAATGTAATCAGTATTTAGACGAGTCGTGTACTTGCTTTGTCCGAGATGGGAAAACCTACTGTAAACGAGACTATATCAG GTTATACGGGATAAAATGCGCTAAATGCAACATCGGTTTCAGCAAGAACGACTTTGTGATGAGAGCCCGCTCCAAGGTGTACCATATCGAATGTTTTCGATGTGTGGCCTGCAGCCGACAGCTTATCCCGGGGGACGAATTTGCTCTCAGAGAGGACGGTCTGTTCTGCAGAGCCGATCACGACGTCGTTGAACGGGCAACAATGGGTGCGGGCGACCCACTCAGCCCACTTCATCCGGCAAGACCCTTACAAATGGCAG AACCAATATCTGCCAGACAGCCCGCGCTCCGACCGCACGTTCACAAACAGCCGGAGAAGACCACTCGTGTCAGAACCGTTCTCAACGAAAAACAGCTTCATACTTTGCGGACCTGCTATAACGCGAACCCCAGACCCGATGCCCTTATGAAGGAGCAGTTGGTGGAAATGACAGGCCTTAGTCCACGAGTCATCAGGGTTTGGTTCCAAAACAAGCGCTgcaaagacaaaaagagaagcATCCTGATGAAACagcttcagcagcagcagcccaacGACAAAACG TTTATCTGGGACTATCTGCAGAATATCCAGGGAATGACAGGCACCCCAATGGTGGCCGCCAGTCCAGAGAGACACGACGGTGGTTTGCAGGCAAACCCAGTGGAGGTGCAGAGTTACCAACCGCCTTGGAAAGTCCTAAGCGACTTCGCACTGCAGAGTGACATAGACCAGCCCGCATTTCAACAACTG GTAAATTTCTCGGAGGGGGGACCAGGTTCAAATTCAACGGGGAGCGAAGTTGCATCAATGTCCTCTCAACTTCCAGATACACCAAACAGCATGGTATCGAGTCCTATAGAGGCGTAG
- the isl1a gene encoding insulin gene enhancer protein isl-1 isoform X3 has product MGDMGDPPKKKRLISLCVGCGNQIHDQYILRVSPDLEWHAACLKCAECNQYLDESCTCFVRDGKTYCKRDYIRLYGIKCAKCNIGFSKNDFVMRARSKVYHIECFRCVACSRQLIPGDEFALREDGLFCRADHDVVERATMGAGDPLSPLHPARPLQMAAEPISARQPALRPHVHKQPEKTTRVRTVLNEKQLHTLRTCYNANPRPDALMKEQLVEMTGLSPRVIRVWFQNKRCKDKKRSILMKQLQQQQPNDKTNIQGMTGTPMVAASPERHDGGLQANPVEVQSYQPPWKVLSDFALQSDIDQPAFQQLVNFSEGGPGSNSTGSEVASMSSQLPDTPNSMVSSPIEA; this is encoded by the exons ATGGGAGATATGGGGGATCCGCCTAAAA AAAAGCGgctcatctctctgtgtgtcggATGTGGGAATCAGATACACGACCAGTATATCCTACGCGTGTCCCCGGACCTGGAATGGCACGCGGCTTGTTTGAAATGTGCAGAATGTAATCAGTATTTAGACGAGTCGTGTACTTGCTTTGTCCGAGATGGGAAAACCTACTGTAAACGAGACTATATCAG GTTATACGGGATAAAATGCGCTAAATGCAACATCGGTTTCAGCAAGAACGACTTTGTGATGAGAGCCCGCTCCAAGGTGTACCATATCGAATGTTTTCGATGTGTGGCCTGCAGCCGACAGCTTATCCCGGGGGACGAATTTGCTCTCAGAGAGGACGGTCTGTTCTGCAGAGCCGATCACGACGTCGTTGAACGGGCAACAATGGGTGCGGGCGACCCACTCAGCCCACTTCATCCGGCAAGACCCTTACAAATGGCAG CAGAACCAATATCTGCCAGACAGCCCGCGCTCCGACCGCACGTTCACAAACAGCCGGAGAAGACCACTCGTGTCAGAACCGTTCTCAACGAAAAACAGCTTCATACTTTGCGGACCTGCTATAACGCGAACCCCAGACCCGATGCCCTTATGAAGGAGCAGTTGGTGGAAATGACAGGCCTTAGTCCACGAGTCATCAGGGTTTGGTTCCAAAACAAGCGCTgcaaagacaaaaagagaagcATCCTGATGAAACagcttcagcagcagcagcccaacGACAAAACG AATATCCAGGGAATGACAGGCACCCCAATGGTGGCCGCCAGTCCAGAGAGACACGACGGTGGTTTGCAGGCAAACCCAGTGGAGGTGCAGAGTTACCAACCGCCTTGGAAAGTCCTAAGCGACTTCGCACTGCAGAGTGACATAGACCAGCCCGCATTTCAACAACTG GTAAATTTCTCGGAGGGGGGACCAGGTTCAAATTCAACGGGGAGCGAAGTTGCATCAATGTCCTCTCAACTTCCAGATACACCAAACAGCATGGTATCGAGTCCTATAGAGGCGTAG